The following are encoded in a window of Pseudomonas graminis genomic DNA:
- a CDS encoding 3-hydroxyacyl-CoA dehydrogenase, translating into MQIEGKVFLVSGGASGLGAATARMLVDAGASVMLVDVNAEALAAHVEKLGGNARASVSDITQESAVQAAVDAARGAFGQINGVINCAGIVGAEKILGKEGPHGLDSFSRVINVNLIGSFNLMRLAAVAIAESTADAGGERGVIINTASVAAYDGQIGQAAYAASKGAIVSLTLPAARELARYGIRVMTIAPGIFETPMMAGMTPQVRESLSAGVPFPPRLGQPEEYAALARHIIENSMLNGEVIRLDGALRMAAR; encoded by the coding sequence ATGCAGATCGAAGGCAAGGTGTTTCTGGTCAGTGGCGGCGCGTCCGGGCTGGGTGCGGCCACCGCACGGATGCTCGTCGACGCAGGGGCCAGCGTGATGCTGGTGGACGTCAACGCCGAAGCGCTCGCGGCACACGTGGAAAAACTCGGCGGCAACGCCCGCGCCAGTGTCAGCGACATCACCCAGGAGAGCGCCGTTCAGGCCGCAGTGGATGCGGCGCGCGGTGCGTTTGGCCAGATCAACGGCGTCATCAACTGCGCGGGCATCGTCGGCGCCGAAAAAATCCTTGGTAAAGAAGGCCCCCACGGCCTCGACAGTTTCAGCCGGGTGATCAACGTCAACCTCATCGGCAGCTTCAACCTGATGCGCCTGGCCGCCGTGGCCATCGCCGAAAGCACGGCGGATGCCGGTGGTGAGCGCGGCGTCATCATCAACACCGCCTCTGTGGCGGCCTATGACGGCCAGATCGGCCAGGCGGCGTACGCGGCCTCCAAGGGCGCCATTGTCAGCCTGACCCTGCCCGCCGCCCGTGAACTGGCGCGCTACGGCATTCGCGTCATGACCATCGCTCCGGGCATCTTCGAAACCCCGATGATGGCGGGCATGACTCCCCAGGTACGCGAAAGCCTGTCCGCCGGCGTGCCATTCCCGCCACGCCTGGGCCAGCCCGAAGAATACGCCGCGCTGGCGCGACACATCATCGAAAACAGCATGCTCAACGGCGAGGTGATCCGTCTGGACGGCGCCTTGCGCATGGCCGCTCGCTAA
- a CDS encoding DHA2 family efflux MFS transporter permease subunit, whose product MSQRQSTLIALLVAVTFFMENLDATVIATAMPEMARTFGVAAVDLNIGMSAYMLAIAAFIPLSGWLADRLGSRRVFGGAIVLFTVASMLCGISDSLETFVAARVLQGMSGAMMVPVGRLAVMRATEKKDLVRAISLITWPGLVAPILGPPLGGFIVTHASWPWIFYLNLPLGIMALIATLILIPKRNEVSTRPFDLKGFLLLGVACTALLFGMERLGQGHGSQWPGLLITALGVVCGVLAWRHMRRHPQPLMNVAVVHIRTFSVSLLGGSVFRVAISTLPFLLPLMFQLGFGLSAFDAGLLVLGVFAGNLAMKPFTSSIMQRWGFRQVLLVNGCIGVAAIAACALLDQAMGWPLILLILFIGGLSRSMQFTAFNTLGFADVPKPQMSDASTMFSMCFQLSMGLGVAIAALLLRGAMVLHGNDGHAVTADFQLTFIGVALIAALALLDNRRVSAQAGAALLQPKA is encoded by the coding sequence ATGTCGCAACGTCAATCCACGCTGATCGCCTTGCTGGTGGCGGTCACTTTTTTCATGGAAAACCTCGACGCTACGGTGATCGCTACGGCGATGCCGGAAATGGCCCGGACGTTCGGTGTCGCGGCGGTGGACCTGAATATCGGCATGAGCGCCTACATGCTGGCAATCGCCGCGTTCATTCCCCTCAGCGGCTGGTTGGCCGACCGACTCGGTTCACGCCGGGTGTTCGGCGGCGCCATCGTGCTGTTCACGGTGGCTTCGATGCTGTGCGGCATCAGCGACAGCCTGGAGACGTTCGTCGCGGCCCGGGTCCTGCAAGGCATGAGCGGCGCGATGATGGTCCCGGTGGGGCGCCTTGCGGTCATGCGCGCCACCGAAAAGAAAGACCTGGTGCGGGCCATTTCGCTGATCACCTGGCCCGGGCTGGTGGCGCCGATACTCGGGCCGCCCCTGGGTGGGTTCATCGTTACCCACGCGTCGTGGCCGTGGATTTTCTACCTCAACCTGCCCCTCGGCATCATGGCGCTGATTGCCACCCTCATCCTCATCCCCAAGCGCAATGAAGTCAGCACTCGGCCGTTTGACCTGAAAGGTTTCCTGCTGCTGGGCGTGGCCTGCACCGCGCTGTTGTTCGGGATGGAGCGACTGGGGCAGGGCCATGGCAGTCAGTGGCCCGGCCTATTGATAACGGCGCTCGGGGTGGTCTGTGGCGTGCTGGCCTGGCGACACATGCGCCGGCACCCGCAGCCGCTGATGAACGTCGCGGTGGTGCACATCCGCACCTTCAGCGTCAGCCTGCTGGGCGGCTCGGTGTTTCGTGTCGCTATCAGCACATTGCCGTTCCTGCTGCCGCTGATGTTCCAGCTCGGCTTTGGTCTGTCCGCATTCGACGCCGGGCTGCTGGTGCTGGGGGTGTTCGCGGGCAATCTGGCGATGAAGCCGTTTACCAGCAGCATCATGCAGCGCTGGGGCTTTCGTCAGGTGCTGTTGGTCAATGGTTGCATCGGCGTGGCAGCGATTGCCGCCTGCGCGCTGCTCGATCAGGCCATGGGCTGGCCGCTGATCCTGCTGATTCTGTTCATCGGCGGGCTGTCGCGCTCGATGCAGTTCACCGCGTTCAACACGCTGGGTTTCGCCGACGTACCCAAGCCGCAGATGAGCGATGCCTCGACGATGTTCAGCATGTGCTTCCAGCTGAGCATGGGCCTGGGTGTCGCCATCGCCGCTTTACTGTTGCGTGGTGCGATGGTCCTGCATGGCAACGACGGGCACGCCGTGACGGCGGATTTCCAGCTGACCTTTATTGGCGTTGCGCTGATCGCCGCCCTGGCCCTGCTGGATAATCGTCGGGTGTCGGCCCAGGCCGGTGCCGCACTGCTGCAACCCAAGGCCTGA
- a CDS encoding TetR/AcrR family transcriptional regulator: MKTVDDSLADLPVEAPRKTRKHNPEKTRDDILQAAVAEFVSQGLSGARVDAIAERTQTSKRMIYYYFNSKEQLYTEVLEKLYGDIRNTESSLRLDVLAPEEAIRRLVEFTFDHHDRNVDFVRIVCIENIHNGANVKQSSTIRALSRNVLQALDETLRRGEQQGDFRPGVQAVDLHMLISSFCFYRVSNRHTFSEIFQIDLEDAQIKARQKAMICDSVVRYLTP, from the coding sequence ATGAAAACCGTTGACGACAGCCTCGCCGACCTGCCCGTAGAGGCGCCCCGCAAGACCCGCAAGCACAATCCGGAAAAAACCCGCGACGACATCCTTCAGGCGGCCGTCGCCGAGTTCGTCTCCCAGGGGCTTTCCGGCGCACGAGTGGATGCCATTGCCGAGCGCACGCAAACCTCGAAGCGAATGATCTATTACTACTTCAACAGCAAAGAGCAGCTCTACACCGAGGTGCTCGAGAAACTGTACGGCGACATCCGCAACACCGAGAGCAGCCTCAGGCTGGACGTCCTCGCGCCGGAAGAGGCGATCAGGCGGCTGGTGGAATTCACCTTCGATCACCACGACCGGAACGTCGATTTCGTGCGCATCGTGTGCATCGAGAACATCCACAACGGCGCCAACGTCAAACAGTCCTCGACCATCCGCGCGCTCAGCCGCAACGTGCTTCAGGCGCTGGACGAGACGCTGCGCCGGGGCGAGCAGCAGGGCGATTTCCGCCCGGGCGTACAGGCAGTGGACCTGCACATGCTGATCAGCTCGTTCTGTTTCTATCGGGTCTCCAACCGTCACACCTTCTCGGAAATCTTTCAGATCGACCTCGAAGATGCGCAGATCAAGGCACGCCAGAAGGCCATGATCTGTGACTCGGTGGTGCGTTATCTGACCCCGTGA